The proteins below come from a single Miscanthus floridulus cultivar M001 chromosome 1, ASM1932011v1, whole genome shotgun sequence genomic window:
- the LOC136479198 gene encoding folate-biopterin transporter 1, chloroplastic-like, protein MAFSVLSPSPPPLPLPSATATATAASYLSFSGHDRRRRRPLEHGCRCDRPPETALGGSSDRRGSYDDEEAAPGPLGLDGSSTSFSDRRTGSSKPRYQVTSKEEDTQNADHEGWQKWQYSTGGLSKSMSKSRYVKVFGVDLPPDNVAVAIVYFVQGVLGLSRLAVSFYLKDDLHLEPAETAVISGLSALPWLVKPLYGFISDSIPLFGYRRRSYLFLSGILGALSWSLMATIVDDKYSAALSIVLGSLAVAVSDVVVDSMVVERARGESQSTSGSLQSLCWGSSAFGGVLSAYFSGSLVDTYGVRFVFGVTALLPLMTSTVAVLVNEERLPLDECSVSLSVSSSELIESSKQRIMLIWNSVKQPSIFLPTLFIFLWQATPQSDSAMFFFITNKLGFTPEFLGRVTLVTSVASLLGIGVYNSFLKEVPLRKIFLVTTVLGSALGMTQVLLVTGLNRKLGISDEWFSIGDSLIITVLGQASFMPVLVLAAKLCPPGVEATLFATLMSISNAGGVAGGLVGAGLTQLLGVSRDNFENLALLIAVCNLSSLLPLPLLGLLPDESPNANGSQTKND, encoded by the exons ATGGCCTTCAGCGTCCTCTCCCCGTCCCCGCCGCCCCTTCCGCTCCCGAGCGCCACAGCCACCGCTACGGCCGCCTCGTACCTAAGCTTCTCCGGCcacgatcgccgccgccgccgcccgctggAGCACGGGTGCCGCTGCGACCGTCCGCCGGAGACGGCGCTCGGCGGCAGCTCAGACCGCCGCGGCTCGTacgacgacgaggaggcggcTCCAGGTCCCCTCGGCCTCGACGGAAGCAGCACGTCCTTCTCGGACCGTCGGACGG GAAGTTCAAAACCAAGATATCAAGTAACTTCGAAAGAAGAGGACACACAAAATGCAGACCACGAGGGGTGGCAAAAGTGGCAATATAGTACAGGAGGCCTTTCGAAGAGCATGTCCAAGTCAAGATACGTCAAAGTATTTGGGGTTGATTTGCCCCCTGATAATGTGGCTGTTGCTATTGTTTATTTTGTGCAAGGAGTTTTAGGCCTTTCCAGGCTTGCTGTCAGCTTCTACTTAAAAgatgatcttcatcttgagccaGCAGAG ACTGCAGTTATATCTGGGCTCTCAGCCTTGCCGTGGTTGGTCAAGCCCCTCTATGGCTTCATCAG TGATTCCATCCCTCTCTTTGGATATCGAAGAAGGTCATACCTATTTCTATCAGGCATCCTTGGAGCACTTTCATGGAGTTTGATGGCCACTATTGTGGATGATAAATACAGTGCAGCACTCTCTATTGTCCTTGGATCGCTTGCAGTTGCCGTCTCTGATGTT GTGGTTGATTCTATGGTGGTTGAGAGAGCTCGAGGTGAATCACAGAGTACATCTGGATCGCTCCAGTCACTATGTTGGGGATCCTCAGCCTTTGGAGGAGTTCTGAGTGCATACTTCAGTGGTTCTTTAGTGGATACTTATGGCGTAAG ATTTGTTTTTGGTGTTACAGCACTTTTGCCACTGATGACATCTACTGTTGCAGTTCTTGTAAATGAAGAACGCTTACCTTTGGACGAATGTTCAGTCTCACTTTCAGTTTCAAGTTCAGAATTAATTGAGAGCTCTAAGCAGCGTATCATGCTGATTTGGAATTCAGTAAAGCAACCCAGCATATTCCTACCCACCTTGTTCATATTCCTTTGGCAAGCAACACCGCAATCAGACTCGGCCATGTTTTTCTTCAT CACAAATAAGCTCGGATTTACTCCAGAATTTCTAGGACGTGTTACACTTGTTACATCTGTTGCATCCTTACTGGGTATCGGAGTGTATAATTCATTTTTGAAGGAAGTTCCATTGAGGAAAATCTTTCTAGTGACAACAGTTTTAGGTTCTGCTCTTGGAATGACACAG GTTCTTCTTGTCACTGGGCTCAACCGGAAGCTTGGCATAAGCGACGAATGGTTCTCCATTGGGGATTCTTTGATTATCACAGTCCTTGGTCAG gcttcCTTTATGCCTGTCCTGGTGTTGGCTGCAAAGTTGTGCCCTCCGGGAGTGGAAGCAACTTTATTTGCCACTTTGATGTCCATTTCTAACGCCGGAGGTGTTGCTGGTGGTCTGGTGGGCGCGGGTCTAACGCAGCTACTGGGAGTCAGCAGAGACAACTTTGAAAACCTTGCTCTGTTGATCGCGGTTTGCAATCTCAGTTCCCTGCTACCTCTGCCTCTTCTGGGTCTCCTGCCAGATGAATCCCCTAATGCAAATGGCTCACAAACAAAAAATGATTGA